The following nucleotide sequence is from Phacochoerus africanus isolate WHEZ1 chromosome 6, ROS_Pafr_v1, whole genome shotgun sequence.
ACACCTGACGTCTTTGCTCCGTGTGGTCCCGACTTGAACTGCATCCATAGGAGGGAGGGAATGAATCAAGTAAACAGACTCTGTTTTGAGCAGAGCAAGCTGTGGGCTCGGTAGAACTGCCCTGCGGCCAGAAGAGCAGAGTCTGGGAGGAGGTGTAGACACTGATTTCCTACAACAGGAGTCCCCTAGAGGTGAAGACGGGAGGCTATGTAGGAGTGCATCTGTGAATCCAGGATTACAAGGTGAAGGTCAGCTTTCCAAGGTGATCGCTATGATGTCTCACAGTCAGGGACACAAGGGCAAAGGCGAATGAGCCCTGGGTCCATGTCTGGAAGAGGGGAGTGGACATGGACGCTCCCTCCTTTCCGTCCCTGCGTCTCTCTTGCCCGCCCTCACATCTGTCATTTTGCAAATGTGGTGTTCACATCTGGTAGCATTCAGAAGCTTGCTTTGCAGCTCCCCCCAACCTTGGAGGCCGGGAGTAGCAAAAACCGTATTTTGAGGATGGGCTGGGGCTTGAAAGAGATGTCAGAGGAGCGGCTGGCCTTGAAGAGCACAGGCCGCGCTGGTCCAGCAGGATGGACGTCCCGTCTCATTCAGGATGCGTTCGCCACTCAGACGATGACAGGGCTCGCTGTCGAGCTGTCACCGACTCCCAGGGCCCAGAAATGGGCGGTCTCGAAGGATCTGATCCCTGTGCTCTTAATTAAAACTTGGGGCCTCTCACTTTACTACTCGACCGTCTTTAAACTCTTGGTCTTCTGTCCGCAGGGTCATCAACGAGCTTATCGGAAATCTCGTTGGAcacctttatttcttcctcatgtTCAGATACCCAATGGACTTGGGAGGAAGAAACTTTCTGTCCACGCCTCAGTTTTTGtaagtgtttcttcctctttttcagcAATTGTTTTAACTGCCCAAGTTCTTCTGCGCCCTGATAAAAACTCCCTGAGGGGTAGGATTTCCCTCTTTGTCTGATGGAAGAATACAAGCCAACAAGGGCGTTGCCCGGGTCACACAGTCACAGGAAGCCAGGGCTCAAGGCCTCCTCGGCTTGGCCTCCTGGAGCCCTGGTAGCCAGGGGCCACTGAGCCCAGATTCTGGCATCTCAGGGAGCTGAGGGCCCTGCTGAGCAGGCAGGCACCTGTGTGCACAGCGAGGGGCCAGGGTGACAGGGTGACCACGGTTTTACCCAAGATTTTGGCTGAGGAAGGGGTAAGAGGGTAAGCGGGCTCACTGGTAGCAGCCTAAAACAGTTTGTGTATTCAGTAGTAGAGagtagaatgctttttttttttttttgctttttagggccatacctgcggcatgttgaagttcccaggctaggggttgaatcggagctacagctgccggcctataccacagccacagcaatgctggatctgagctgaaactgtgacctataccacagcaaacgctggattcttaactcattgagcgaggccagggcttgaacctgcgtcctcatggatactggtcagctttgttactgctgagccacagcgggaattccctaGGCTAGAATCCTGAAAGGACTTTTCAGAGTTCCACGCAGAGACCCGAGGCATGTATAGTCCTGCCCCCGGAGGCTGTCCTTGTACCCTGTCTCCCCGCAGGATATGCAAAGGTCAGGATGCCGAGGGCCCAGCTTTGGTTTGGGGGCAGACCTGGCCTGGAGTCCTGTTCCCCTCCTGTACCAGCTTTGATACTGGGGAAGTGACGGAGTAAATGCTCCAGGTCCGTGAGTCGGGGGGAGGCCCTGCAGGAGGTGAGACGTGCAGGAGGTGAGACCTGCACCGCAGTGGGCATTCCGCAAATGCAGGCTCTCAGCCTCGCTCCTGAAGTTGGGGCTGGGAGGACGGGCTTCCGACGAGCTCAAAGAGATGCTGACACGCTTAAGCCTGTAAGCAGTGTGACCCCTCTGTCAGTGAAGCGAAAGGCTGCTGAGGAAGGGACCAGTGACATCGCCATCTGGGTGTCACCGCCGGCCTCACAATCACGCCTCATCTCCACTGGTGCATATGCGATAATAGCTTGCAtttagaagcttaaaaaaaaaaaaagcaaaaaaccattTTCATGTCCTGCTCATATTAATGTTTTGCAGTTTGTCATTCCTCCAAGGGGCCAATGAGGGCAGTACAACTTGAGTAggcacccctccacccccctttCATAGGTTAGAGGAAGGTTTTTGAAAGACTTCTTgagataaaatatacaaacagggaAGTACACTGTTGTACGTGTGTGTGAGATACTGTtggtgtgtgtgcgcgtgcatgcgtgtgtgtgtgtgtgtgtgtgtgtgtgtgtgtgtgtgtgtattggggggggggggggtttgtttttttaaatggccacacctgaagcatatggaagttccctggccggggattgaatccgagctgcagctatcaatactggatcctttaacccactgcccggggccagggatcaaacctgcacctcttctgtgacccgagccactgcagtcagattcttgaccccactgcaccacagcaggaactgctggttttatttttttccttaaaaatgtaaaaagagatTCATTTCCCTTCCAAGCCTTGAGTCGCCTTCCAAAACCCAGATGACCGATCTGCTTTGTAATTGTCAAAGCACACATCACAGCAGGTTTGGATTTTTCATCTTGGGTTATCAGGTGGGATGGCAGATgcatcagttaaaaaaaacaaacacttgttGCTTTGTGGGGACAGCTGAGGGTGATTTTACTTTAAAAGGCCGTCGTCTTCATGGCTTGGAGAGATTTCTCGGTTGTGGACAAGAACGTCTATGGGAGTCTAGTGGCAAAATCAACAGCACGCTGGCGTCCGTCTTCCCCTTGAGCTTTCCCCGTTGGTAGAAGCCCTTCTGTTAAATTTTGCATAAAGATCAGATGACAAAATGTAGCTCCTTGCACAGGCAGTAACTGCTTTGAAATTACCATAAATCTTTGTTGATTATGTATAATTGGGTATCTTTTTATACTAATTACTTGCATTTAATTTCCCTATCTGTTGAAGCCCTGGAGATGGCTTCCATATTGTCTCAGAGTAAGAAGCAAAGCAAGACAGCCCTCGCGTTGCCTTTTTTAAGTCTCCTGATTTATTATATACTTCGGAGGCACGTTATTGTGCCAGAACGGCATGAATGTTGGGAAACCGGCGCTTGCAAATACATGTTGATGGAATGATAAAActgtatttgtttaaaaaggaaGACGTGAGCTACAGAATTCTAAGACGTATCACGATTCTGCATCCCACGTAGAAACGTAGACAGACCCTCTTCAGTGCAcggttatttttctgtttaaacgGGGTTTAttgctggaggggagggaggctgccGCTGACAGGGATGATACAGACCCATGAGGGGTCCAGTCACGGTCTCCTGAACGGCGCCCTCTGTGTCCCTGTGGGAGCATGAGGTGTGGGCACATGTGCAGGGTGCCAGCTCCAGAGCCAGGCCGCCTGGCCTCGAATCCCGACTGTCACTTTAGAAGACCTCTGCTCAGTCTTGCCTCAGTTTTCGCCTCTGTGAGATGGGGTGATCACAGTGGCTGCCTCATAGGGCGGACGAGGAGATGAGATGAACCGACAAACCTGAAGCGCCCGGTGTAAGGGAAACGCTGTGATAAGGGTGAGCTCGGCAGGCCTCTTGCTGTGGGCAGGTCACACCTCGCGCCTGCCTGCTCTTGGTGCCATGAGGAGTTTAAACAGTGGTCCCAGCTCACGGTCTTTGCTTTCAAACCGAAACATTTAGACATGAGCATCTGATAAGTGGAATGGGTTAAAGTACATTCTCAGTTGACTAATCGTTAAGGAAGGGAAATAGCTGGAAGAACTTTTGAGAATGTGGAGGCCTAGGCTTACATTTTCTTAGCTATTCCGTGACTGCATTTATTAATTTGAAAGATGGGAAATCAGCTAACCTTTCCGGGCCTCAGCCTTCCCACCATCTATAGGTGGGAAGAATGCAGGGGGAGGGCAGACTGAGTAGACTTAACACGCCCAAACTCCAAGGCACAAAGCCACCTTCTCCATTGTCCCTTGACGGGGGCTGAAGACCCCAGACGCATCACAGAGATGCCATGCAGGGCTTATGCACACCGGCTGCAAGTTTGTCCTTTGGAACTGAATTTTGTATCCTTTGAGCCAGTTCGATCCGTATTTGTATAAACCAAAATGCCTTGTAGATGGTTCTTTCTGGATATTGGGCTTGTGggtataatatttttgtttccatactGTCTGCATGAAttgcttttataatcagaaaaaaaaatttttttttagactgACATTAGCCTGAAAGCTCaatcaattaaaacaaaacaaaacaaaaaccacctcaAGAGTGGCTGCCTTTTGTGGCCAGGCCCTTGCGCTAAGTGCTGAATGGGCGAAGTTTAATAAGACGTTGTCCTCAGCCTCTCCCGCAGCCTCAGACGAATGTAATTTGATGTGGCAGATGCAGCAGGAACAGCAGTGGGACGGATGACCACGTGGAAGTGACGGTGTGGCCTTCTCTCTCTTGTTTCTCCCTTTGTGCTCCAGGTACCGCTGGCTGCCCAGCAGGAGAGGAGGGGTGTCAGGGTTTGGCGTGCCCCCTGCTAGCATGCGGCGAGCCGCCGATCAGAACGGCGGCGGCGGGAGACACAACTGGGGACAGGGCTTTCGCCTCGGGGACCAGTGAAGGAGTGGCCTCTGGCCCGCCCACCAGCCTCTCCGCTCCGATGAAGTCTCCTCCCAGTGCTGGGTGACCTTACCCA
It contains:
- the DERL1 gene encoding derlin-1 isoform X2 codes for the protein MLLFNWICIVITGLAMDMQLLMIPLIMSVLYVWAQLNRDMIVSFWFGTRFKACYLPWVILGFNYIIGGSVINELIGNLVGHLYFFLMFRYPMDLGGRNFLSTPQFLYRWLPSRRGGVSGFGVPPASMRRAADQNGGGGRHNWGQGFRLGDQ